One region of Streptococcus salivarius genomic DNA includes:
- a CDS encoding carbonic anhydrase has protein sequence MNKKSFKIIGLVSLVASTVLLVACQSDTKNESSKSKDVQWGYTGATGPDHWDDLSKDYELSKNGKEQSPINITGAEDVDLPELNLNNQESEAQVENNGHTIEVSFKNPKNTLTIGDDVYKLQQFHFHAPSENEIDGQTYPLEGHFVYKTDNGKITVISVLYNYGDENQALKQIWDKMPQAANTETELPQAISLDDFYPEDKDYYNFEGSLTTPPCTEGVNWIVFKNQETVSKEQVEKFTQTLGFENNRPIQDTNGRKIKE, from the coding sequence ATGAATAAGAAAAGTTTTAAGATAATTGGATTAGTCTCTCTCGTAGCAAGCACTGTCCTACTCGTAGCCTGCCAGTCTGATACAAAAAACGAATCCTCAAAGTCCAAGGACGTTCAATGGGGTTATACTGGTGCTACTGGTCCAGACCATTGGGATGACCTTTCTAAAGATTATGAACTCAGCAAAAATGGTAAAGAACAATCTCCGATCAATATCACCGGAGCTGAGGACGTTGATCTTCCAGAACTAAACCTTAATAATCAAGAATCAGAAGCTCAAGTTGAAAATAACGGGCATACGATTGAAGTCAGCTTTAAAAATCCAAAGAATACCCTAACGATTGGTGATGATGTCTATAAATTACAGCAGTTTCATTTTCACGCACCTAGTGAGAATGAAATTGATGGTCAGACTTATCCTCTAGAGGGGCACTTCGTCTATAAGACAGATAATGGAAAAATCACAGTTATCTCAGTTCTCTATAATTATGGCGATGAAAATCAAGCCTTAAAACAAATCTGGGATAAAATGCCTCAGGCGGCCAATACAGAAACCGAGCTTCCTCAGGCTATATCACTAGACGATTTCTATCCTGAAGACAAGGACTACTACAACTTCGAAGGTTCCTTGACAACACCTCCATGTACTGAGGGTGTTAACTGGATTGTCTTCAAGAATCAAGAAACCGTTAGCAAAGAACAAGTGGAAAAATTCACCCAAACCCTTGGATTTGAAAATAACCGCCCTATCCAAGATACAAACGGTCGAAAAATTAAAGAATAA
- a CDS encoding CppA family protein, producing the protein MTQSGNFKFHTPIFRVNNRQENIDFYQNTLGFKLLTEENALAVFTDWTDRNSLFVIEESPAYRCRAVEGPKKINKVVIKVSDPLEIEYLLARDDHQAKAIFQGEKGYAFETISPENGLILMHAEDDLSTLKTVEYADVEEKEDFKGVSDFTVESLTLNVVDTAQAAFFYDNLFGEELPLSIHFEKAEGPDLQVSPDQTWDLEILEFKVAEDYDLVALHEKLEKEQFSSYLDTKESLLALTDMSNIEVWLTK; encoded by the coding sequence ATGACGCAATCAGGGAATTTTAAGTTTCACACACCAATCTTTCGTGTGAATAACAGACAAGAAAATATTGATTTTTACCAAAATACATTAGGATTTAAGCTTTTGACTGAGGAAAATGCCCTTGCGGTCTTCACAGATTGGACAGACCGTAACTCACTTTTTGTGATTGAGGAGTCACCAGCTTACCGTTGCCGTGCGGTTGAAGGCCCTAAGAAAATTAATAAAGTGGTTATCAAGGTTTCAGATCCACTTGAGATTGAGTACCTTTTGGCGCGTGATGATCACCAAGCCAAGGCTATTTTCCAAGGGGAAAAAGGGTATGCTTTTGAAACAATCTCACCTGAGAATGGTCTTATTTTGATGCATGCCGAAGATGACTTGTCTACTCTCAAGACAGTTGAATACGCAGATGTTGAAGAAAAAGAAGATTTCAAAGGAGTGTCAGACTTTACGGTCGAGTCTTTGACCTTGAACGTTGTTGATACAGCTCAAGCAGCTTTCTTTTACGACAATCTTTTTGGCGAAGAATTGCCTTTGTCTATCCACTTTGAGAAAGCAGAAGGTCCTGACCTCCAAGTGAGTCCAGACCAGACTTGGGATTTGGAAATTCTAGAATTTAAGGTAGCTGAAGACTACGACTTGGTTGCCTTGCATGAGAAACTTGAAAAGGAACAGTTCTCAAGTTATCTAGATACTAAAGAAAGCCTACTCGCACTGACTGATATGAGTAATATTGAGGTTTGGCTAACAAAATAA
- a CDS encoding GNAT family N-acetyltransferase, translating to MIIKHTRDTLSETYLDAVAIRNTVFVKGQGVPRSIEIGANEAYCIHFVLYDDKGKAAATVRLLPNKDLTQVTLQRMAVLVDYQGQGLGSILLKEVEDFAQEQGFQTISLHAQLGALKFYLNNGYQEVGNIFEEAGIQHITVEKSLISKKA from the coding sequence ATGATTATCAAACATACAAGAGACACACTCTCAGAAACTTACCTCGATGCCGTAGCCATCCGAAACACTGTTTTTGTAAAGGGTCAAGGCGTTCCTCGCTCCATCGAGATTGGTGCGAATGAAGCCTACTGCATCCACTTTGTTCTATATGATGACAAAGGCAAGGCTGCAGCAACCGTACGCCTACTACCGAATAAAGACTTGACTCAGGTTACCCTTCAACGTATGGCGGTGCTTGTTGACTACCAAGGTCAAGGTCTGGGGAGCATTCTCCTAAAAGAAGTTGAAGATTTTGCACAAGAACAAGGCTTCCAGACTATTTCTCTCCATGCTCAACTCGGTGCACTTAAGTTCTACCTCAATAATGGCTATCAAGAAGTCGGTAACATCTTTGAAGAAGCTGGTATCCAACACATTACTGTTGAAAAATCCTTAATAAGCAAAAAAGCTTAA
- a CDS encoding amino acid ABC transporter permease, translating to MPAGKLFSWKAVFDAVPKIVERLPLTLGLTIAGAFFGLILALVFAVVKINRVRILYPIQAVFVSFLRGTPILVQLMLTYYGIPLFLRYLNGEFGLDWNINEIPPAIFAITAFAFNEAAYMSETIRAAIQAVDAGEIEAARSLGMTSAQVYRRVIIPNAAVIATPSLINSLIGLTKGTSLAFSAGIVEMYAQAQILGGADYRYFERYISVALVYWVISILIEYIGRSVENHMAIKAPEATDISGIGGDR from the coding sequence ATGCCAGCTGGTAAACTCTTCTCATGGAAGGCAGTCTTCGATGCTGTTCCTAAGATTGTGGAACGCTTGCCTTTAACTTTGGGCTTGACCATTGCAGGTGCTTTCTTCGGTTTGATTTTGGCCCTTGTCTTTGCGGTCGTTAAGATCAATCGAGTACGTATCCTTTATCCGATTCAAGCAGTTTTTGTAAGCTTCTTACGTGGGACACCAATCCTTGTACAACTCATGTTGACTTACTATGGTATTCCACTCTTCCTTCGTTACTTGAATGGTGAGTTTGGTTTAGATTGGAACATTAATGAGATTCCACCAGCTATCTTTGCCATTACAGCCTTTGCCTTTAACGAAGCAGCCTACATGAGTGAAACCATTCGTGCAGCAATTCAAGCTGTTGATGCGGGGGAAATCGAAGCAGCCCGTTCTCTTGGGATGACATCGGCACAGGTTTACCGTCGTGTTATTATTCCAAATGCCGCTGTTATTGCGACACCAAGTTTGATTAACAGTTTGATTGGTTTGACTAAGGGAACATCACTTGCCTTTAGTGCGGGTATCGTTGAAATGTATGCACAGGCTCAAATCTTGGGTGGTGCTGACTACCGTTACTTTGAACGTTATATCTCAGTAGCCCTTGTATACTGGGTAATCTCAATCTTGATTGAGTATATTGGTCGTTCGGTTGAAAATCATATGGCTATTAAGGCGCCTGAAGCGACTGACATTTCTGGAATTGGAGGGGACCGCTAA
- the pflB gene encoding formate C-acetyltransferase: MATVKTNTDVFEKAWEGFKGTDWKEKASVSRFVQANYTPYDGDESFLAGPTERSLKIKKIVDETKAGYEAEGRFPMDTRPTSIADIDAGYISKEDELIYGIQNDELFKLNFMPKGGIRMAETALKEHGYEPDPAVHEIFTKYVTTVNDGIFRAYTSNIRRARHAHTVTGLPDAYSRGRIIGVYARLALYGADYLMQEKVNDWNAIKEIDEETIRLREEVNLQYQALQDVVRLGDLYGVDVRRPAFDTKEAIQWTNIAFMAVCRVINGAATSLGRVPIVLDVYAERDLARGTYTESEIQEFVDDFVMKLRTVKFARTKAYDQLYSGDPTFITTSMAGMGADGRHRVTKMDYRFLNTLDNIGNSPEPNLTVLWTDKLPYSFRRYCMHMSHKHSSIQYEGVTTMAKDGYGEMSCISCCVSPLDPENEEQRHNIQYFGARVNVLKALLTGLNGGYDDVHKDYKVFDIDPIRDEVLDFDTVKANFEKSLDWLTDTYVDALNIIHYMTDKYNYEAVQMAFLPTKQRANMGFGICGFANTVDTLSAIKYATVKPIRDEDGYIYDYETIGEYPRWGEDDPRSNELAEWLIEAYTTRLRSHKLYKDAEATVSLLTITSNVAYSKQTGNSPVHKGVYLNEDGSVNLSKLEFFSPGANPSNKAKGGWLQNLNSLASLDFGYAADGISLTTQVSPRALGKTHDEQVDNLVTILDGYFENGGQHVNLNVMDLSDVYEKIMSGEDVIVRISGYCVNTKYLTPEQKTELTQRVFHEVLSMDDALG, encoded by the coding sequence ATGGCAACGGTTAAAACCAACACAGATGTTTTTGAAAAAGCGTGGGAAGGCTTTAAAGGAACTGACTGGAAAGAAAAAGCTAGCGTTTCACGTTTCGTTCAAGCAAACTACACACCTTATGATGGTGACGAAAGCTTCCTTGCAGGACCAACTGAACGCTCTCTAAAAATTAAAAAAATCGTAGATGAAACTAAAGCAGGCTATGAAGCTGAAGGACGCTTCCCAATGGATACTCGTCCAACTTCAATCGCTGACATTGACGCAGGATACATTTCAAAAGAAGATGAACTTATCTATGGTATCCAAAATGATGAGCTCTTTAAATTGAACTTCATGCCTAAAGGTGGTATCCGTATGGCGGAAACTGCTTTGAAAGAACACGGTTATGAACCAGACCCAGCTGTACACGAAATTTTCACAAAATACGTGACTACAGTTAACGATGGTATCTTCCGTGCTTACACTTCAAACATCCGTCGTGCACGTCACGCTCACACAGTTACTGGTCTTCCAGATGCTTACTCACGTGGACGTATCATCGGGGTTTACGCTCGTCTTGCCCTCTACGGTGCTGACTACTTGATGCAAGAAAAAGTTAACGACTGGAATGCTATCAAAGAAATCGACGAAGAAACTATCCGTCTTCGTGAAGAAGTTAACCTTCAATACCAAGCACTTCAAGACGTTGTTCGCCTTGGTGACCTTTATGGTGTAGATGTTCGTCGTCCAGCCTTCGATACTAAAGAAGCTATCCAATGGACAAACATTGCTTTCATGGCAGTATGTCGTGTAATCAACGGTGCCGCTACTTCACTTGGTCGTGTGCCAATCGTCCTTGACGTATACGCAGAACGTGACCTTGCTCGTGGTACTTACACTGAATCAGAAATCCAAGAATTCGTTGATGATTTCGTTATGAAACTTCGTACAGTTAAGTTTGCTCGTACAAAAGCTTACGACCAATTGTACTCAGGTGACCCAACATTCATCACAACTTCTATGGCTGGTATGGGTGCTGACGGACGTCACCGTGTTACTAAGATGGACTACCGTTTCTTGAACACTCTTGATAACATCGGTAACTCTCCAGAACCAAACTTGACAGTTCTTTGGACTGACAAATTGCCTTACTCATTCCGTCGCTACTGTATGCACATGAGCCACAAACACTCTTCTATCCAATACGAAGGTGTAACTACTATGGCTAAAGACGGATACGGTGAAATGAGCTGTATCTCATGTTGTGTATCACCACTTGACCCAGAAAACGAAGAACAACGTCACAACATCCAATACTTCGGTGCTCGTGTTAACGTACTTAAAGCCCTTCTTACTGGTTTGAACGGTGGTTACGACGATGTTCATAAAGACTACAAAGTATTTGATATCGATCCAATCCGTGATGAAGTTCTTGACTTTGACACTGTTAAAGCTAACTTCGAAAAATCTCTTGACTGGTTGACTGACACTTACGTAGATGCCCTTAACATCATCCACTACATGACTGATAAGTACAACTATGAAGCTGTTCAAATGGCCTTCTTGCCAACTAAACAACGTGCTAACATGGGATTCGGTATCTGTGGTTTCGCAAATACTGTTGATACATTGTCAGCAATCAAATACGCTACAGTTAAACCAATCCGTGACGAAGATGGCTACATCTACGACTACGAAACAATCGGTGAATACCCACGTTGGGGTGAAGATGACCCACGTTCAAACGAATTGGCAGAATGGTTGATTGAAGCTTACACTACTCGTCTTCGTAGCCACAAACTCTACAAAGATGCAGAAGCTACAGTTTCACTTCTTACAATCACTTCTAACGTTGCTTACTCTAAACAAACTGGTAACTCTCCAGTTCACAAAGGGGTATACCTCAACGAAGATGGTTCAGTGAACTTGTCTAAATTGGAATTCTTCTCACCAGGTGCTAACCCATCTAACAAAGCTAAAGGTGGATGGTTGCAAAACTTGAACTCACTTGCAAGCCTTGACTTCGGTTATGCAGCTGACGGTATCTCACTTACTACTCAAGTATCGCCTCGTGCCCTTGGTAAGACTCACGACGAACAAGTTGACAACCTCGTAACTATCCTTGACGGATACTTCGAAAACGGTGGACAACACGTTAACTTGAACGTTATGGACTTGTCAGACGTTTACGAAAAGATTATGAGCGGTGAAGATGTTATCGTACGTATCTCTGGATACTGTGTAAACACTAAATACCTCACTCCAGAACAAAAAACTGAATTGACACAACGTGTCTTCCACGAAGTTCTTTCAATGGACGACGCTTTGGGATAA
- a CDS encoding serine hydrolase domain-containing protein, with product MTNFKQTLSTITDYIKADIFPGASLALYDGQDWQEHYLGTQDGNIPVVPGLTYDLASVSKVVGVGTLCLFYLQAGKLDLDEKLSTYYPAVVDKTLTLRQLLSHSSGIDPFIPNRDELDQAGLISAINAIKVKSDKPFLYTDINFILLGLMLEKVSGQRLDRLFDSEIFQPFGMSETRFGPVEVAVPTVEGIPGGTVHDPKARVLKEHTGSAGIFSTLKDLEIFVDHYLRDDFAKNLTQNISQSNKERSVAWDLQGDWILHTGYTGTFVLINIPAQRAAIFLSNRTYYKDERAQWIKDRDALIEIMKEELVHSDK from the coding sequence ATGACTAATTTTAAACAAACATTGTCAACAATTACAGACTACATCAAGGCTGACATCTTCCCGGGTGCCAGCCTTGCACTTTATGACGGACAAGATTGGCAGGAGCATTATCTAGGAACTCAGGATGGAAATATTCCGGTAGTTCCAGGACTGACCTATGATCTAGCTAGTGTTTCCAAGGTGGTAGGAGTAGGGACCCTCTGTCTTTTCTACTTGCAGGCGGGAAAATTGGACTTGGACGAGAAACTATCGACCTACTATCCTGCAGTAGTGGATAAGACGCTAACCCTTCGTCAGCTTCTTTCTCACAGTAGCGGCATTGATCCTTTTATTCCAAACCGTGATGAGTTAGACCAAGCTGGCTTGATTTCTGCTATTAATGCCATCAAAGTTAAGTCTGATAAACCTTTCTTGTATACCGATATTAATTTTATTCTCCTAGGCTTGATGCTTGAGAAAGTCTCTGGACAAAGACTGGACAGGCTCTTTGACAGCGAGATTTTTCAACCGTTTGGTATGTCTGAAACACGGTTTGGGCCAGTTGAGGTTGCTGTTCCAACTGTTGAGGGAATTCCGGGAGGAACTGTTCACGATCCCAAGGCTCGAGTGCTCAAAGAGCATACAGGTTCAGCAGGCATCTTTTCAACCCTAAAGGACTTAGAAATCTTTGTTGACCATTATTTGAGGGATGATTTTGCTAAAAATCTGACGCAGAATATCAGCCAATCCAATAAGGAACGTAGTGTCGCTTGGGACCTCCAAGGGGATTGGATTCTTCATACTGGTTATACAGGTACCTTTGTTCTGATTAACATCCCAGCTCAACGTGCGGCGATTTTCCTAAGTAATCGCACTTACTACAAGGATGAGAGAGCTCAATGGATTAAGGATAGAGACGCTTTGATTGAAATCATGAAGGAGGAGTTGGTACATTCTGACAAATAA
- the trxB gene encoding thioredoxin-disulfide reductase: protein MSTRKSYKELLMYDTIVIGAGPAGMTAALYAARANLKVATLEQGAPGGQMNNTSDIENYPGFESISGPELSMKMFEPLEKLGVENLYGIVSGIEDKGDYKVVKTGDEEYQTKTVIIATGAKHRHIGVAGEEEYNSRGVSYCAVCDGAFFRNQDLLVVGGGDSAVEEGIYLTRFANSVTIVHRRDELRAQKVLQDRAFANEKVKFIWDSVVEEIKGDDIKVRSVDIKNVKTGEVTNHEFGGVFVYVGLDPVSDYLTGLDITDQDGWVITDDKMATRIPGIFAIGDVRQKDLRQITTAVGDGATAGIEAYNYVTALGDK from the coding sequence ATCTCTACAAGAAAATCATATAAGGAGTTACTCATGTACGATACAATTGTTATTGGAGCTGGTCCTGCGGGGATGACTGCAGCACTCTATGCAGCACGTGCCAACCTTAAAGTGGCAACTTTGGAGCAAGGTGCTCCTGGTGGACAGATGAATAACACGTCTGATATTGAAAATTACCCTGGTTTTGAAAGTATTTCTGGTCCAGAATTGTCAATGAAGATGTTCGAACCCTTGGAAAAATTGGGCGTTGAAAATCTTTATGGTATCGTGTCTGGTATCGAAGACAAGGGTGACTATAAAGTTGTCAAAACTGGTGATGAAGAGTACCAAACCAAGACAGTTATCATTGCGACTGGTGCCAAACATCGCCACATTGGTGTTGCTGGCGAAGAAGAGTACAACAGCCGTGGGGTATCTTACTGTGCGGTCTGTGATGGTGCCTTCTTCCGTAATCAAGACCTCTTGGTCGTTGGTGGTGGAGACTCTGCCGTTGAAGAAGGAATTTATTTGACACGCTTTGCCAATAGCGTGACCATTGTTCACCGTCGTGATGAATTGCGTGCTCAAAAGGTTCTTCAAGACCGTGCCTTCGCCAATGAGAAAGTCAAGTTTATCTGGGACTCAGTCGTTGAAGAAATCAAGGGTGATGACATCAAGGTTCGCAGTGTTGATATCAAGAATGTTAAAACTGGTGAGGTGACTAACCACGAATTTGGCGGTGTCTTTGTTTATGTTGGACTTGATCCTGTTTCAGATTACTTGACTGGTCTCGATATCACTGACCAGGACGGTTGGGTGATTACAGATGATAAGATGGCGACACGTATTCCTGGTATCTTTGCTATTGGGGATGTCCGTCAGAAAGATCTTCGCCAAATCACCACAGCCGTAGGTGATGGTGCCACAGCTGGTATTGAAGCTTATAACTACGTGACTGCACTTGGTGATAAGTAA
- a CDS encoding transporter substrate-binding domain-containing protein: MKKWLTGLGILGLSVLTLAACGNKSDSKASGEKQTITVATDSDTAPFTFKKGDDFKGYDIDLVKAIFKDSDKYEVKFVTTPFDSILTGVDSGRYQIAANDFNYNEERAQKYGFSDPISRSNYAITSAEGTKFTSLDDLSGKTTEVLPGSNYAQLLENWNHANADKTPITINYASSSTGLSTRIQHIQEGKIDFILYDAISSEYIVKDQGYKLAVNKIKDDIGMKTDGLEYLLFSNDKQGKELKAFVNKRIKELKKDGTLAKLSKEYFGGDYVSDLK; this comes from the coding sequence ATGAAAAAATGGCTTACAGGTTTAGGGATTCTTGGCTTGTCGGTTTTGACTTTGGCTGCTTGTGGGAACAAGAGTGACAGTAAGGCATCTGGTGAAAAGCAGACGATTACTGTTGCGACAGACTCTGATACGGCGCCTTTCACTTTCAAAAAAGGCGACGACTTCAAGGGTTATGATATTGATTTGGTCAAGGCTATTTTCAAGGATTCGGACAAGTATGAGGTCAAGTTTGTGACGACACCTTTTGATTCCATCTTGACAGGGGTGGATTCTGGACGTTATCAGATTGCGGCTAACGACTTCAACTACAATGAAGAACGTGCTCAGAAATATGGTTTCTCAGATCCGATTTCACGTTCTAACTATGCCATCACTAGTGCTGAGGGTACCAAGTTTACCAGCCTAGATGATTTGTCTGGTAAGACGACAGAGGTGCTTCCTGGCTCTAATTATGCTCAGTTGCTTGAAAATTGGAACCATGCCAATGCGGACAAGACACCAATTACTATCAACTATGCTTCTAGCTCAACGGGTCTTTCAACACGTATTCAACACATTCAAGAAGGAAAAATTGATTTTATCCTTTACGATGCCATTTCGTCTGAGTACATTGTCAAAGATCAAGGCTATAAGCTAGCTGTAAACAAGATTAAAGACGATATTGGTATGAAGACTGATGGTCTTGAATATCTTCTATTCTCAAATGATAAGCAAGGTAAGGAACTCAAGGCCTTTGTTAATAAGCGTATCAAAGAGCTTAAGAAGGATGGAACCCTTGCCAAACTCAGCAAGGAATACTTCGGTGGCGATTACGTCAGTGATTTGAAATAA
- a CDS encoding amino acid ABC transporter ATP-binding protein, producing MISIKNLTKEFSGQKVLDGINFDIKKGEVVALVGASGAGKSTILRSLNYLEQPDSGTITIDDFKVDFKTITKEQILTLRRKLAMVFQQFNLFERRTALDNVKEGLKIVKKLSDEEATKIAKEELAKVGLSNRENHYPRHLSGGQKQRVALARALAMKPDVLLLDEPTSALDPELVGEVEKSIADAAKSGQTMILVSHDMNFVYQVADKVLFLEKGHILEQGTPDEIFNHPKEERTKEFFASYSKQYL from the coding sequence ATGATTAGCATCAAAAATTTGACCAAGGAATTTTCAGGCCAAAAGGTTCTTGATGGCATTAACTTCGATATTAAAAAAGGTGAAGTTGTAGCGCTTGTCGGTGCCTCTGGTGCAGGTAAGTCAACTATCCTTCGTAGCTTGAACTATTTGGAACAACCTGATTCTGGCACTATTACCATTGATGATTTTAAAGTAGACTTCAAGACTATCACTAAAGAACAAATTCTTACGCTTCGCCGTAAGTTGGCCATGGTTTTCCAACAGTTCAACCTCTTTGAACGTCGTACAGCCTTGGATAATGTTAAGGAAGGTCTTAAGATTGTTAAGAAACTTTCTGACGAAGAAGCTACTAAGATTGCCAAAGAAGAGCTTGCTAAGGTTGGACTTTCAAATCGCGAAAATCACTACCCACGTCACTTGTCAGGTGGTCAAAAGCAACGTGTGGCCTTGGCCCGTGCCCTTGCTATGAAGCCAGATGTGCTCTTGCTTGACGAACCAACATCTGCCCTTGACCCTGAGTTGGTTGGTGAGGTTGAAAAATCAATCGCTGATGCAGCTAAGTCAGGTCAAACCATGATTTTGGTCAGTCACGACATGAACTTTGTTTATCAAGTGGCTGACAAGGTACTCTTCCTTGAAAAAGGGCATATCCTTGAACAAGGAACACCTGATGAAATCTTTAACCATCCGAAAGAAGAACGAACAAAAGAATTTTTCGCTTCTTATTCAAAACAATATCTTTAA
- a CDS encoding DUF4059 family protein: protein MLLNIFKFYLLGLVIAFFMCLVIGAIWLGWRALRRADKTVKERQGALYDAIMMSMVSIPVLAFAFMAILIVLNA from the coding sequence ATGTTATTAAATATTTTTAAATTTTACCTCTTAGGCCTTGTGATTGCTTTCTTTATGTGCTTGGTGATTGGTGCCATTTGGCTTGGATGGCGTGCCTTACGTCGTGCAGACAAAACTGTTAAGGAGCGTCAAGGTGCCCTCTATGATGCTATTATGATGTCGATGGTTTCGATTCCCGTTTTGGCATTTGCTTTTATGGCGATTCTTATCGTGCTGAATGCATAA
- a CDS encoding CPBP family intramembrane glutamic endopeptidase: MKTLVNNLAFRHAYQGFFLLLMIAIPNLALGMTTSYNNQTGLTFTSLESWGIIAVNLIIFYITYLWAKNEGLLTRFKLDRKDTKAIIWGFVLIFLMGVIGSNLMLLTHTNYHAELQRTLTTTPILPVAIGMMTTAFLQELLFRKWIFSWLAPYSTVAVLVSTGLFCLFHMPTNLAHFLLYIGMGLALSMIYQKRENLSAAISLHVLWNLFTLGATILVITTPM, translated from the coding sequence ATGAAAACTCTTGTCAATAATCTGGCATTTAGACATGCCTATCAGGGATTTTTTTTACTGCTGATGATAGCTATCCCAAACCTGGCTTTAGGTATGACAACGTCATATAACAATCAGACTGGGTTGACCTTCACTAGCCTTGAAAGCTGGGGAATTATCGCTGTCAATCTCATTATTTTTTACATTACCTATCTTTGGGCTAAAAATGAAGGTTTGCTTACTCGCTTTAAACTAGACCGAAAGGATACTAAAGCTATTATCTGGGGCTTTGTGCTTATTTTTCTGATGGGAGTTATTGGGAGCAATCTTATGCTACTGACTCACACCAACTACCATGCAGAACTTCAAAGAACTCTTACGACAACGCCTATCCTACCAGTAGCCATTGGCATGATGACCACAGCCTTCTTACAAGAGCTACTCTTTCGCAAGTGGATTTTCTCTTGGCTGGCTCCTTATTCGACAGTTGCTGTTTTAGTGAGTACCGGTCTCTTTTGCCTATTCCATATGCCTACCAACCTTGCCCACTTCCTCCTTTATATTGGAATGGGCTTGGCTCTCTCTATGATTTACCAAAAAAGAGAAAATCTATCAGCGGCTATCTCACTTCATGTCCTATGGAATCTTTTCACCTTAGGTGCTACAATCCTGGTCATAACTACTCCTATGTAA
- the dinB gene encoding DNA polymerase IV, producing the protein MLEFPLINDTSRKIIHIDMDAFFAQVEMRDDPSLKDKPVIIGHDPRKTGGRGVVSTCNYEARKYGVHSAMSSKEAYERCPNAVFISGNYSHYREVGMQIREIFKRYTDLVEPMSIDEAYLDVTINKLGIKSAVKVAKLIQYDIWQELHLTCSAGVSYNKFIAKLASDFQKPAGLTVVLPEEAQEFLEKLPIEKFHGVGKKSVERLHDMEIYTGADLLKIPEMTLIDRFGRFGFDLFRKARGISNSPVRPNRVRKSIGSERTYGKLLYNEDDIKAELTKNARRVAESAQKNKKVGRIIVIKVRYSDFSTLTKRMTLDKSTQDFDTIERIAHTIFDQLEENSSGVRLLGVTLTGLEDQEGRQLDLDDLESL; encoded by the coding sequence ATGTTAGAGTTTCCTCTAATAAATGATACCAGTCGGAAAATCATCCATATTGACATGGACGCCTTTTTTGCTCAGGTCGAGATGAGGGATGACCCCAGTCTTAAGGACAAACCGGTTATTATCGGTCACGACCCTAGAAAAACAGGGGGACGTGGTGTGGTATCAACCTGTAATTACGAGGCTAGAAAATATGGTGTCCATTCAGCCATGTCTTCTAAGGAAGCCTATGAACGTTGTCCTAATGCTGTCTTTATCTCAGGAAATTATAGTCATTACCGAGAGGTAGGGATGCAGATTCGTGAGATTTTTAAACGCTATACCGACTTGGTAGAGCCTATGTCTATCGACGAAGCCTATCTTGATGTGACGATAAATAAACTTGGTATCAAATCGGCGGTTAAGGTAGCTAAACTTATCCAGTATGATATCTGGCAGGAACTTCATCTGACTTGTTCAGCAGGCGTTTCCTACAATAAATTTATCGCCAAACTAGCTTCTGATTTTCAAAAGCCTGCTGGTTTGACGGTGGTGCTTCCAGAGGAGGCTCAGGAATTTTTGGAAAAGCTCCCTATTGAAAAGTTTCATGGGGTAGGTAAAAAGTCAGTTGAACGTCTTCATGATATGGAAATATACACCGGTGCCGATCTTCTGAAGATTCCTGAGATGACGCTGATTGATCGTTTTGGACGTTTTGGATTTGATCTCTTTCGAAAGGCCAGAGGGATTTCCAATAGTCCTGTCAGGCCCAATCGCGTCCGTAAATCTATCGGAAGTGAGCGAACCTACGGCAAGCTTCTTTATAATGAAGATGACATCAAGGCTGAGTTGACTAAGAATGCTAGGCGGGTAGCTGAAAGTGCTCAGAAAAATAAAAAAGTTGGTCGAATTATTGTCATCAAGGTCCGTTATTCGGATTTCTCGACCTTAACCAAGCGTATGACCTTGGACAAATCGACTCAGGATTTCGACACCATCGAAAGAATTGCCCATACCATTTTTGATCAATTGGAGGAAAATAGCAGCGGTGTTCGCCTGCTCGGTGTGACGCTGACGGGTCTGGAAGATCAAGAAGGCAGGCAATTGGACCTAGATGATTTAGAGTCATTATAA